A stretch of Lathyrus oleraceus cultivar Zhongwan6 chromosome 6, CAAS_Psat_ZW6_1.0, whole genome shotgun sequence DNA encodes these proteins:
- the LOC127095836 gene encoding uncharacterized protein LOC127095836 has protein sequence MSQHQIPPGSETTKPTHKDSTLSMDFHDDEILDVVPLSVIPGEALDLNHPMDASTYACPNQGNHSSIPSSSTHATNSKEDMHHIDRVIRNLVTRILNEGLSVKGVSTPLSKIYPSPKVEHHNEKDDDSSRSKKDMVAEGLCSLGKTVCLHDTANNVIDLEDDRSDDQEDNLLQHLKPSVAKRMQTRKGRSVAEMMSAKTAKKTVGVGPSKSWRKVDVKKRKVREVSESEEDDPDISPVKRTTVRKSPVKVVAVHLDNISFHLEDGATKWKFVIQRRVVVERELGKDVVEVKEVMDLIKIVGLMKTVAGLSQCYEGLVKEFIINILEDIADKNNKEF, from the exons atgtcacaacatcaaatTCCACCTGGTTCAGAAACTACTAAGCCTACTCACAAGGATAGCACTCTTTCCATGGACTTTCACGATGATGAGATTTTGGATGTGGTCCCACTGTCTGTTATTCCCGGCGAAGCCCTTGATTtaaaccatcccatggatgcatcAACTTATGCATGCCCCAATCAAGGTAACCACTCTAGTATCCCTTCTAGCTCAACTCACGCCACTAATTCTAAGGAAGATATGCACCACAttgatcgtgtcataagaaacctagtcactagaatccttaatgaaggacTTTCTGTGAAGGGAGTCTCTACTCCCCTGTCTAAAATATACCCCTCTCCTAAGGTTGAACATCATAATGAGAAGGATGACGATTCCTCTAGATCTAAGAAGGACATGGTTGCTGAAGGTTTATGCTCTCTAGGGAAAACAGTGTGTCTG CATGATACTGCAAACAatgtgattgacctagaggatgataggtcTGATGACCAAGAGGATAACTTACTTCAACACTtaaagcctagtgtggctaagcGTATGCAGACTAGAAAAGGAAGatctgtggctgaaatgatgtcagctAAAACTGCTAAGAAGACTGTTGGTGTTGGTCCTTCCAAATCTTGGAGAAAGGTTGatgtgaagaagaggaaggttagAGAAGTTTCTGAGTCTGAAGAAGATGACCCTGACATCTCCCCTGTTAAGAGGACCACTGTGAGGAAGTCCCCTGTGAAAGTTGTTGCTGTGCATTTGGAtaatatctctttccatcttgaagatggagctACCAAATGGAAATTTGTGATTCAGAGAAGGGTGGTTGTAGAAAGGGAGTTAGGAAAGGATGTTGTTGAAGTCAAAGAGGTCATGGATCTAATAaagattgttgggttgatgaAGACTGTGGCTGGCTTATCTCAGTGCTATGAGGGTTTGGTTAAGGAATTCATTATCAACATTCTTGAGgatattgctgacaagaacaacaaggAATTTTGA